TCCGCGACCAGGGCACTTTCGCTTACGGCGAGCAGGCGGTGCCGTTCGCCCAGCTCAACGATCTGTTCCGACGCTGATCGGCCATGCGTTTGCTGGCGACGGTGCTGGGCGGGGTGATGGTCGCAGGCGCTGTTGCCTGGTATCTCGGTTGGCGCCCCCCGGCGGCGTGGAACCCCTGGGCGGCGCTGGATGTGCGTCAGCCGCCGAACCTGCTGACGGCCTACAAGCTGTCACGCCTGCGTGACGACCCGGATCTGTGTCGACAGGCACTGCAAACCTCCGCGCTGCGTTATCGGGAACAGGCCGACAGCCCGGAAACGGCGCGTTGTCCGTTACGCAACGTATGGCGTATCGAAGCTGGCGAGGCGCGGTTGAGCAGCAGCTTTCTCGCCAGTTGTCCGCTGGCGGTGGCCTATGCGCTGTTCGAGACTCACGGCCTGCAGCCTGCGGCGCAGCGTGTGTTTGGCCAGTCGGTGGCACAGGTGGATCACCTGGGCAGTTTTGCCTGTCGCAATGTCTATCATCGCGAGCAGGGGCGGCTTAGCCAGCACGCGACGGCCAATGCCCTGGACATCAGCGGTTTTCGTCTGAAGGATGGCCAGCGCATCGTGCTGGCGCGAGACTGGCAGGCGGGCGGGGCGAAGGCGCAATTCCTGCGCGAAGTGCGCGATGCGGCCTGCGAGAGCTTCAGTACGGTGCTTGGACCTGACTACAATGCCGCCCACGCAAATCACTTTCATCTGGATGCGGGGCGGTGGCAGGTCTGTCGCTGATTCAGGCGTGTACGCGCACGTTGTTCAGCACCACCGGGCGCGCCCAGTGGGTGTCGAACTCCAGGTCGGTCTGCTGCTTGGCGAGAGTCGCGTCGTCGAAGGGTTCCGGGGCGGGCTCTAGCAGGTACTTTTCCAGTTCGGCGATTGGCAGGTGCAGCGGACGCGGCGAAGGCGCCGGGCCCGGCTCGGGCGAAGGATGGCCCTGGTTCATCACCAGCGGACGTAGCCAACTGCCGTTGAGGTCGAGCTGGCGCTGCTGCTCGATCAGTTCGCTGGCGCTGAAGGGTTCGGGGGCCGGCTCCAGCAGGTTGGCTTCCAGTTCCGCCTTGGGCAGGAACAGCGGCTCGGGCGGACGCACCTCGGTATCCTGAACCGGCAGCGCGCGCTGAATTTCGATCAATGCCAGCGCCTTGGCGCCACCCAGTGGCTCGCCGCTGTCCTTGTCGTACTGGCGAGTCAATGCCTGGCTGAAGCTGTCCTGCTCTTCTGCGGACTGCTCGGCCATCGCGCGGGCGAAGAAGTCCTGCCACAGGTGGCTGACGCCGCCCAGTGCCTGGGTATTCTGGCGACCGTAGTTGCCGACTGGCGACAGGTAGGTCAAACCGATGGGAAGAGTATCTGACATGGCAGTCGCGCGCGTTGTGCTCTGGCAGAATAGCGGATAGAGCTTTTATCGGCCGTGGCCGGGGTTTCATTAATTTTTTCGAGTGCGGGATCGGATGGCAGAGCAAGAGCAGGGCACAGGTATCAGGGTCGAGGCGCTGTCGGCGTCGTTCCAGGCGCAGGCACAGGAATGGGCGCAGCGTCTGGGCCTGCCGCAGGTGGATGACGCGGCGGAGTTCGCTGTGCAGATCGGTGCTGATGGTCTGCAGATCCAGCAATTGGGCCCGCAGGCCCCCGGCCCGGTCCGGGTGGATTTCGTCGAAGGGCAGGCGGCACATCGACGCCTGTTCGGCGGCGGCAATGGGCAGATGATCGCCAAGGCGGTCGGTATCGCTCAAGGCGTGCGGCCTCAGGTGCTGGATGCCACTGCGGGCCTGGGCAAGGATGCCTTCGTGCTGGCGAGTCTGGGCTGCCAGATGACCCTGATCGAACGTCAGCCGCTGATTGCTGCGTTGCTCGAGGATGGCCTGGCGCGTGGGCGCCTGGATGCCGAAGTGGGGCCGATCGTCGAGCGCATGCGCCTGCTGACCGGCAACGCCATCGAGCGCATGCGCGATTGGCAGGGCGAGGCGCCGCAGGTGATCTACCTCGATCCGATGTTCCCGCATCGTGACAAGAGCGCGCTGGTGAAGAAGGAAATGCGCGTGTTCCGCCCGCTGGTGGGCGACGACCTGGATGCTCCTGCACTGCTGGAGGCGGCGCTGGCGCTGGCCAGCCACCGGGTGGTGGTCAAGCGCCCGCGCAAGGCGCCGATCATCGACGGGCCAAAGCCGAGTCATAGCCTGGAAGGCAAGTCCAGCCGCTACGATATCTATCCGAAGAAGGCGTTGAAGGCTTAGGGTCAGCCGGCTCGAGGGGTGGCGCCGAACCGCCGCGAACACCGGCAAAAGCCGGTGCATGAGCGCGGTGTGTACTTTTCGCGGGCAAGCCCGCTCCTACAGGGGGCTGCTATACGCGCGAATGAACACCCCGACCACCTCGCGCACATGCTGCTCGGCGTCCTCGCCGGCCAGCGGCGGTGCGCAGCCCAGCAGCAGGCGGTAATCGGCAGCACCCTTGATCAGGCAGAAGAAATGCTCGGCGGCGCGCAACGGATTCTCTATCCGCAGCAACCCACGCTCGTCGACACAGCGCAGCAACGCCTCCATCTCGGCCAGCACCCGCTTGGGCCCCGCCTCGTAGAAGAACTGCCCAAGCCCCGGGTCCTGGCTGCCCAAGGCCATGATCAGGCGCGTGAGCTTGACCGACTCGTCGCTGCTGATCAGTGCCTGGAAGCCTCGGGCGATGTTGAGCAGCACCTCTTCGATCGGCACCCCCTCGGGCAGCTCGAAGATCAGGTCGGGCAACTGCGTCTGGCAGGTGGCCATGACTGCAGAGCCGAACAGGGTCTGCTTGTCGTTGAAGTGGCTATAGACCGTCAGTTTTGAAACACCCGCCGCCGCAGCGACCGCATCCATGCTGGTGTTGGCATAGCCAAGGCTGAGGAACAGCGACTTGGCGGCTTCGAGGATGGCCTCGCGCTTGGCGAGATCCTTGGGCCGGCCAGGGCCTGTGGGTGCGTCGATGGGCATTGGAATCCGTGTTTGTCTGATGGAGCGCTCATATTACCGGGTCGCGCGGCTCGCGGCTGCTACGCACGTCGCGGCGCAAATACATTTTTCTCTCATGCACCTGCTTCCCGGAGTCGTTTCGCTGACTTAATATACCCGCCAGTATAATTATTCGATGCGTCCTCTGCGAAAGGTCTTCCATCATGTTGCGTCGTGCGTCGCCCCTCGTCCTGCCCCTTGCCTGCCTTCTGCTGCTCACTGCCTGTGGCCAGGAGGCTGCTGCACCCGCGGCCCCGCGTCCGGCACTGGTGATCCAGCCCCAGCCCACCGGCGCCTCGGCCGACAGCTATCCGGGCGAAGTACGCGCCAGGTTCGAGCCGGAACTGGCGTTCCGTATTGGTGGCAAGGTCAGCAAGCGCCTGGTCGAGGAAGGGCAGCGGGTCAAGGCCGACCAACCACTGGCCGAGCTCGATCCACAGGATGTGCACCTGCAGTTGGAGGCCAACCGCGCGCAGATGGCGGCCGCCGAAGCGAACCTGTCGCTGGTGCGGGCCGAACGCGACCGTTACCAGAAGCTGCTCGACCGACAGATGGTCAGCCATTCCCAGTTCGACAATGCCGAGAACCTCTACCGTGCAGGTCTTGCCCGCCTCAAGCAGGCCAAGGCCGAATTCGACGTGGCCGGCAACCAGGCCGAATACGCGGTGCTGCGGGCGCCGCAGAACGGGGTGATCGCCAAGCGCCAGGTCGAGGTCGGCCAGGTGGTTGCGGCGGGGCAGACAGTGTTCACCCTGGCCGCCGATGGCGAACGTGAGGTGGCCATCGGCCTGCCCGAGCAACAGTTCGCGCGTTTCTCGGTAGGGCAGGCGGTCAGTGTCGAACTGTGGTCGCATCCCGAGCAACGCTTCGAGGGGCGTATCCGCGAGCTGTCGCCGGCGGCCGATCCACGCTCGCGCACCTTCGCTGCGCGAATCGCCTTCACATCGACGCAAGCCCCGGCAGAGCTGGGCCAGAGTGCCAAGGTGTACATCGCCCACGCCGAACACTCGCCGCTGTCGGTGCCGCTGTCGGCGGTGACTGCCGAGCAGGGCCAGGCTTATGTCTGGCGGGTTGGCAAGGACAATCGACTGGAGCGTGCGCCCGTGCGTCTCGGCCCTTATGGCGCAGACAGCGTGCCGGTGCTCGAAGGGCTGGGCGCCAACGACTGGGTGGTCGCCGCAGGTGGCCACGTGCTGCGCGAAGGCCAGGAGGTACGGCCGGTCGATCGCAGCAACCGTATGGTGAACCTGGCGACCAAGGAGTAAGTCCCGATGGGTTTCAACCTTTCCGCCTGGGCGCTGCGCAATCGCCAGATCGTATTGTTCCTGATGATCCTGTTGGCGGCCATTGGCGCCATGTCCTACACCAAGCTGGGGCAGAGTGAAGATCCGCCCTTTACCTTCAAGGCCATGGTCGTGCGCACGCTGTGGCCTGGTGCCACCGCCGAAGAGGTGTCCCGACAGGTCACCGAGCGCATTGAAAAGAAGCTGATGGAGACCGGCGAGTACGACAAGATCGTCTCGTTCTCCCGTCCGGGTGAGTCCCAGGTCACGTTCATGGCCCGCGACTCGATGCATTCGAACGAAATTCCCGAGCTGTGGTACCAGATCCGCAAGAAGGTCGCGGACATTCGCCACACCTTGCCACCGGAAGTGCAGGGTCCGTTCTTCAACGACGAGTTCGGCACCACCTTCGGCAATATCTACGCCCTGAGCGGGGCAGGCTTCGACTATGCGGTGCTCAAGGATTATGCCGATCGCATCCAGATCCAGCTGCAGCGGGTCAAGGATGTGGGCAAGGTCGAGCTGATCGGCTTGCAGGACGAGAAGATCTGGATCGAGCTGTCCAACACCAAGCTGGCGACCCTTGGGGTGCCGCTGGCGGCGGTGCAGCAGGCGTTGCGTGAGCAGAATGCGGTGAGCACTGCGGGCTTCTTCGAAACGCCCAGTGAGCGCTTGCAACTGCGGGTCAGCGGGCGCTTCGACAGCGTCGAGCAGATTCGCCAGTTCCCCATCCGCGTGGGCGACCGAACCTTCCGCATCGGCGATGTCGCCGAAGTCCATCGCGGCTTCAACGACCCACCTGCGCCACGTATGCGCTTCATGGGCGAGGATGCCATCGGCCTTGCCGTGTCGATGAAGGACGGCGGTGACATCCTGGTACTGGGCAAGGCGCTGGAAGCCGAGTTCGCCCGCCTGGCGCACAACCTGCCAGCGGGCATGGAACTGCGCAAGGTGTCCGATCAGCCGGCAGCGGTCAAGGCTGGGGTCGGCGAGTTCATCCAGGTGCTGGTCGAGGCACTGGTCATCGTGTTGCTGGTGAGCTTCTTCTCGCTGGGGGTGCGCACGGGGTTGGTGGTGGCGCTGGCGATCCCGCTGGTGCTGGCGATGACCTTCGCCGCGATGCACTACTTCGGCATCGGCTTGCACAAGATTTCGCTGGGGGCGCTGGTGCTGGCCCTGGGTTTGCTCGTGGACGATGCGATCATTGCGGTCGAGATGATGGCGATCAAGATGGAGCAGGGCTACGACCGGCTCAAGGCGGCGAGCTATGCCTGGTCGAGTACCGCCTTCCCGATGCTGACCGGAACGCTGATCACCGCTGCGGGCTTTCTGCCGATCGCCACGGCCGCGTCGAGCACCGGCGAGTACACCCGGTCGATCTTCCAGGTGGTGACCATTGCCTTGCTGACCTCGTGGGTCGCGGCGGTATTGTTCGTTCCCTACCTGGGCGACCGCCTGCTGCCGGACCTGGCCAAGCGCCATGCGGCGCGTCACGGCAATGGCGAGCATACGCCCGACCCTTATGCCACGCCGTTCTACCAACGTGTGCGCAAGGTGGTGGAGTGGTGCGTGCGCCGTCGCAAGACCGTGATCGTGCTGACCATTGCCGCTTTCATCGGCAGCATCGTGCTGTTCCGCTTCGTGCCCCAGCAGTTCTTCCCTGCGTCGGCGCGGCCTGAGCTGATGATCGACCTGAAGCTCGCCGAAGGGGCTTCGCTGGCCAATACCGCCGAGCAGGTCAAGCGTCTGGAGGCCCTACTCAAGCAGCAGGACGGTATCGACAACTACGTGGCCTACGTCGGCACCGGCTCACCGCGTTATTACCTGCCGCTGGATCAGCAACTGCCGGCGGCGAGCTTCGCCCAGTTCGTGGTGCTGGCCAAGTCGCTCAAAGACCGCGAAGCCCTGCGCAGCTGGGCCATTACCACCCTTGAGCAGGAATTCCCGCAATTGCGCTCGCGGGTCACGCGCCTTGAGAACGGTCCGCCCGTGGGTTACCCGGTGCAGTTCCGGGTCACCGGTGAGCACATCGAGAAAGTACGCGCCCTGGCCCGCGAGGTGGCGGCCAAGGTGCGCGAGAACCCGCATGTGGTCAACGTGCACCTGGACTGGGAGGAGCCGAGCAAGGCGGTGTTCCTGGCGATCGACCAGGACCGTGCCCGCGCGCTGGGGGTGAGTACTTCGCACCTGTCCAGTTTCCTGCAGAGCTCGTTGACAGGTACTACGGTCAGCCAGTACCGCGAGGACAACGAACTGATCGAGATCCTCCTGCGCGGCACCCGCGAGGAGCGCAGCGACATGGGTAGCCTGGGCAGCCTGGCGCTGCCGACCGACAACGGCCAGAGCGTGGCGTTGTCGCAGGTGGCGACGCTGGAGTACGGCTTCGAAGAGGGCGTGATCTGGCACCGCAATCGCCTGCCGACGGTGACCGTGCGTGCCGATATCTACGACAAGGAACAGCCGGACAGCCTGGTCAAGCAGATCCTGCCGACCCTGCAGCAGGTGCGCGAGCAGTTGCCCGACGGCTACCTGCTGGAAGTCGGCGGCACGGTAGAGGATGCCCAGCGCGGTCAACGCTCGGTAAACGCGGGCATGCCGCTGTTCATCGTGGTGGTACTGAGCTTGCTGATGATCCAGCTGCGCAGTTTCTCGCGCACGGTGATGGTGTTCCTCACCGCGCCGTTGGGGCTGATTGGTGTGACCCTGTTCCTGCTGGTGTTCCGCCAGCCGTTCGGCTTCGTGGCGATGCTTGGCACCATCGCGCTGGCAGGGATGATCATGCGTAACTCGGTGATCCTGGTGGACCAGATCGAGCAGGACATCACCGCTGGGCTGGACCGTTGGCAGGCGATCATCGAGGCCACGGTGCGGCGCTTCCGGCCCATCGTGCTGACTGCCCTGGCGGCGGTTCTGGCGATGATCCCGCTGTCGCGCAGCGTGTTCTACGGGCCGATGGCGGTGGCGATCATGGGTGGTCTGATCGTGGCCACGGCGCTGACGCTGTTGTTCCTGCCGGCGCTGTATGCGGCGTGGTTCAGAGTGAGGAAGAACGCCTGAGGCCGACCTTCAGACCGCCGCGATTTCTTCGGCGGTCAGCGTCCTGAACGCACCTGGCGCCAGGGCCGGGTCCAGATGGATCGGCCCCATGCTTTCGCGGTGCAGGCCGATCACCTTGTTGTCGAAGTGGCCGAACATGCGCTTGACCTGGTGATAGCGCCCTTCGACGATCGCCAGCCGCGCGCTGCGTGGGCCCAGAATGTCGAGTTGGGCGGGCAGGGTGGTGAGGTCTTCGAAGGCGAAGTAGAAGCCTTCGCGGAACTTGTCGATGTAGTGCGCGCCGATTTCGTCCTCGGTCTCGACCAGATAGATCTTCGCCTGCTTGGTGCGTGGTTGGGTCAGGCGGCGTGACCATTGGCCGTCATTGGTCAGGATCATCAGGCCGGTGGTGTTGTAGTCCAGGCGCCCGGCAATGTGCAGGTCGTCACGCAGTTCGGGCGGCAGCAGGTCGAGTACGGTGGGGTGCTGCGGGTCGCGGGTGGCGCTGACGCAACCGGCGGGCTTGTGCAGCATCAGGTAGCGTGCCGGGCGCCCGGCCTGCAGCAACTGCTCATCGACCTCGACTCGGCTGAATTCGCGCACCTCGTGGCGCGGGTCGATCACCGGCTGCGCGTCGACCCACACACGGCGCTGCACCAGCAGCACGCGCACCTGCTGGCGGTTGTACTGGGGGAAGTTGGCGAGAAATCGATCCAGGCGCATCGTACAAGTCTTAGAGAGGCTGCCGCTGGTCGGCTGCCTTGAGCTGTTCGTCGGCTGCTGCACAGCGAGGGCACAGGCAGGCTTTGTTACGCAGTTCGTCGGGAAGCGCTTCGAGCACAGCGCAATCGATGCTGACGCTGAAACACCAGCAGGCCTGGGTGGCACTGCGCGGGTCCGCCAGGGCGCACTGGTTGGCGGCGCCGCAGGCGGGGCAGCGCTGGCTGTCGTTCATGGTGGCTTCCGGGGATTCGAGTAGATCTGCACAGAGGCGCGCAGTATATCTGCTGACAGCTTTTGTCGCGCCTCTGTCCATTTGTATTTCCGGATCGTTCTGTCTGTTTCAATTTGTTGCGCAAATGGCACCGGATCTCGGGCGCACTGTCTTACTCAGTGTCGATCAACGTGTTGCGATCGACGTCCGCCAGCGCCGCTGTGCCGGGCAATCCAGCGGTCCAGGAGGCCGCCATGTACCCTCGAATCCTGTTGGTCGTTCTGCTTGGCCTGATGACCAGTGCCTGCGCCCCATACTACGGGGGCGGGGGCTATTACCGCAGCGGGTACTACACCGCTGACCGCTACGCCTACCCGGGTTACTACTATCGTCAGGACCGTTACTACGTCGCGCCCCAGCCTCGGTATTACTACCAGACGGCACCGCGTTACTACCGTCCAGCGCCGGCGCCTTACTACCGGCCCTACACGCCACCGGTGGTGAACCAGTGGCATGGCAATCCGCGTTATGACTACGGCAACCGCCAGCGCTATGACTATGGGCGTGACCGCGATCGCCATGATTATCGTGGTGGTGGGCGGGATGATCGCTGGCATTCCAATGGGCAAAGGGACCGGGGGCGCGGGGATCGCAACTGGCAGCGATAGGATCAGCCCAGATCTGCCAGCGGGTGTCGCCCCTCCCAGACTTTAGCGAAATGTGCGTCGACCACCGCCGCTGGCACCTTGCCGATATCCGGCCAGTGCCAGTGCGGTTGATTGTCTTTGTCGAGCAAGCGAGCACGCACCCCTTCGCTGAATTCCGGATGCCGACAGCAGTTCAGGCTCATGGCGTATTCCATCTGGAACACCTGGGCCAGCGACAGGTGACGGGCGCGGTGAAGCTGTTCCCAGACCAGATGACCCGTGAGCGGGCAGCCTTCATGCAAGCGCTCGCCCGCCTTGGCCAGCAGTGGATCGGCGTGTTGTCTCAAGCCGCACACGGCCCGCCAGGCGGCTACCGGGTCAGCGATATCGAGCAGCGCATCGATCACGGCACGGCGGGGCAGCCACTGCGCTTCGGGAAGTTCGCCCCAGACGCGATGCTGCTCGGCCCTGAGCAGGCTGTTCAGTTGCAAGTCGGTCTGTTCCTGCCAGTTCAGTTGCAGCAGTTCTTCAATCAGCGACGCCTGCTGCGGCTCGCCGAGGAAGCGGTCCGCCAACCCCAGGTCAAGGGCGTCACGGGCATTGATCGGCGCACCGGTCAGCGCCAGAAACAGGCCAAGCTTGCCCGGCAGGCGGCTGAGGAACCAACTGGCACCAACATCCGGATACAGGCCGATGCTCACCTCCGGCATCGCCAGGCGGCTGCTGGGGGTGACGATGCGTACATTGGCACCCTGCAACAGGCCCATGCCGCCGCCCAGCACATGACCGTGGCCCCAGCACAACAGCGGCTTGGGGTAGGTGTGCAGCAGATAGTCGAGGCGGTATTCGGCGGCGAAAAAGGTTGCCGCCAGCGGCGGCACGCTGCCGGGATGCTCGCGACAGGCCTGTACCAGCGCCCGTACATCGCCGCCTGCGCAGAAGGCCTTTTCGCCATCGCCGCGCAGCAGCACGCAGACCACGCCCGGATCGCGTGCCCATTCGCGCAGGTGCGAATCGAGCATCTCGATCATCCCCAGGGTCAGGGCGTTCAGGGTCTTGGCGGCATCCAGGGTAGCGATGCCGATACGGGCGCCATCGGCGCCGGTGAGTACCTCGCAATGAATGGACATGGACAACCTCGCGCAAGTCGTCGCACAAGTATGGCTTGCCTGGCCGATCGTGCTTGTCACCGGTCGGAGCGATTGACAAGCCGAGGCGGCTTTCCTAGTGTCGCGCCCACTCTGATTCAGGATGGCGCCATGACCGACGACGATCGCATCAAGCTCGAACCTAGCTGGAAGGCCGCATTGCGTGCCGAGTTCGACAAGCCCTACATGCAGCAGCTGCGCGAATTCCTGCGCCAGGAATATGCCGCGGGCAAGGAGATCTATCCACCTGGGCCGCTGATCTTCAACGCCCTCAATACCACGCCGCTGGACAAGGTGAAGGTGGTGATTCTCGGCCAGGACCCTTACCACGGCCCCGGCCAGGCCCATGGTCTGTGCTTCTCGGTGCAACCGGGCGTGCCGACGCCGCCTTCGCTGGTGAACATCTACAAGGAGCTGCAGCGCGACCTGAACCTGCCGATCCCCAATCACGGCTACCTGCAGAGCTGGGCCGAGCAGGGGGTGTTGCTGCTCAACACCACCATGACCGTCGAGCGTGCCAATGCTGCGTCGCATGCCAAGAAGGGCTGGGAGTTCTTCACCGACCGCATCATCGAGCTGGTCAGCGAGCAGTGCGAGAACGTGGTGTTCCTGCTGTGGGGGTCCCATGCGCAGAGCAAGCAGAAGCTGATCGACGGGACCAAGCATCTGGTGCTCAAGTCGGTGCATCCGTCGCCCTTGTCGGCGTATCGCGGATTTTTGGGTTGCGGGCATTTCAGCCGGACCAACGGCTTCCTGCAGCAGCGCGGATTGGAGCCCATCAACTGGGCGGTGCCGCCGTTGTAAGGGCTTGCGGTCGGGTTGGTCTCTTCGCGGGCAAGCCTGCTCTCAGCCAGTGGGAGCGGGCTTGCCCGCGAAGAGACCGACCGCTCAATCGCCCTGGCGCACCCAATACCTGAACATCGGTTCTGCCAGAAACAGCACGAACAGCAGCCGCATCACCTGCAATGCCGTCACCAGCGGCACCGACAGTTGCAGGGTCTCCGCCGTCAGGCTCATCTCGGCAATCCCCCCGGGCATCATCCCCAATGTCAGCGAACGCAGGTCCAGGTGGCTGAACAGGCTCAGCACCCAGGCCGCGCCGCCTGCGATCAGCATGCACAGGGCCGTCGCCACCAGGGTGCGCCCCAGGAACGCCGGCGCACGGCGGAAGAACGCGCGGTTGAAGTGACAGGCCAGGCCACTGCCGATCAGCCACTGGCCGATCTGGCTGGCGCCGTTGGGCAGGCCGATCTGCAGGTTGTTTGCCAGGCTGATGCTGGCGGCCACCAGCAGTGGCCCGAACAACCAGGGGTTGGGCTGGCGCAGGCGCTGCCAGAGCAGCGCCACGCCAATGCTCAGCGGCGCGATCAGCGCCAGCCAGCCCCAACTGACGCTGCCGGCATGGTTCAGCGCCACGCCATCGCCCAGCAGCAGCTTGAACAGTGCCGGTACACACAGCACCACCGCCAGCACGCGCAGGCTCTGCGCTGCCGCTACCTGGCTGAGCACTGCGCCATTGCGCGCGCCGAGGTTGACCATCTCGCCCGAACCGCCGGGCATGCTGGCGAAGAACGCGGTGGCACGGTCCTCACCGGAGCGGCGCAGCAGCCACACGCCGACGCCGCTGGAGACCGTGGTCAGCAGCGCGCCGAAGAAGATCAAGCCGAAATGGCTGGCAACCTGTTCGATCACTTCCGGGGTGAAGTGCAGGCCGATACCGATACCGATGACCCACTGCCCGCATTTGCGGCCGTTGGGGATTTCCGACAGCTGCCAGGGGGTGAGGCAGCGTACTGCGATGATTGCCAGCAGCGAGCCGACCATCCACGGCAAAGGCCCGCCGACCTTGCTGGCGATGAAACCGCCAGCAAGTCCGACCAGCCCGGTAGCCCAGAACAGCGGCAACGACCGATCAGGCATCGGCCATGGTCCGGCGCTGCAGGCTACGGC
The Pseudomonas putida genome window above contains:
- a CDS encoding cysteine-rich CWC family protein; amino-acid sequence: MNDSQRCPACGAANQCALADPRSATQACWCFSVSIDCAVLEALPDELRNKACLCPRCAAADEQLKAADQRQPL
- a CDS encoding efflux RND transporter permease subunit, with protein sequence MGFNLSAWALRNRQIVLFLMILLAAIGAMSYTKLGQSEDPPFTFKAMVVRTLWPGATAEEVSRQVTERIEKKLMETGEYDKIVSFSRPGESQVTFMARDSMHSNEIPELWYQIRKKVADIRHTLPPEVQGPFFNDEFGTTFGNIYALSGAGFDYAVLKDYADRIQIQLQRVKDVGKVELIGLQDEKIWIELSNTKLATLGVPLAAVQQALREQNAVSTAGFFETPSERLQLRVSGRFDSVEQIRQFPIRVGDRTFRIGDVAEVHRGFNDPPAPRMRFMGEDAIGLAVSMKDGGDILVLGKALEAEFARLAHNLPAGMELRKVSDQPAAVKAGVGEFIQVLVEALVIVLLVSFFSLGVRTGLVVALAIPLVLAMTFAAMHYFGIGLHKISLGALVLALGLLVDDAIIAVEMMAIKMEQGYDRLKAASYAWSSTAFPMLTGTLITAAGFLPIATAASSTGEYTRSIFQVVTIALLTSWVAAVLFVPYLGDRLLPDLAKRHAARHGNGEHTPDPYATPFYQRVRKVVEWCVRRRKTVIVLTIAAFIGSIVLFRFVPQQFFPASARPELMIDLKLAEGASLANTAEQVKRLEALLKQQDGIDNYVAYVGTGSPRYYLPLDQQLPAASFAQFVVLAKSLKDREALRSWAITTLEQEFPQLRSRVTRLENGPPVGYPVQFRVTGEHIEKVRALAREVAAKVRENPHVVNVHLDWEEPSKAVFLAIDQDRARALGVSTSHLSSFLQSSLTGTTVSQYREDNELIEILLRGTREERSDMGSLGSLALPTDNGQSVALSQVATLEYGFEEGVIWHRNRLPTVTVRADIYDKEQPDSLVKQILPTLQQVREQLPDGYLLEVGGTVEDAQRGQRSVNAGMPLFIVVVLSLLMIQLRSFSRTVMVFLTAPLGLIGVTLFLLVFRQPFGFVAMLGTIALAGMIMRNSVILVDQIEQDITAGLDRWQAIIEATVRRFRPIVLTALAAVLAMIPLSRSVFYGPMAVAIMGGLIVATALTLLFLPALYAAWFRVRKNA
- a CDS encoding pseudouridine synthase → MRLDRFLANFPQYNRQQVRVLLVQRRVWVDAQPVIDPRHEVREFSRVEVDEQLLQAGRPARYLMLHKPAGCVSATRDPQHPTVLDLLPPELRDDLHIAGRLDYNTTGLMILTNDGQWSRRLTQPRTKQAKIYLVETEDEIGAHYIDKFREGFYFAFEDLTTLPAQLDILGPRSARLAIVEGRYHQVKRMFGHFDNKVIGLHRESMGPIHLDPALAPGAFRTLTAEEIAAV
- a CDS encoding TetR/AcrR family transcriptional regulator, which gives rise to MPIDAPTGPGRPKDLAKREAILEAAKSLFLSLGYANTSMDAVAAAAGVSKLTVYSHFNDKQTLFGSAVMATCQTQLPDLIFELPEGVPIEEVLLNIARGFQALISSDESVKLTRLIMALGSQDPGLGQFFYEAGPKRVLAEMEALLRCVDERGLLRIENPLRAAEHFFCLIKGAADYRLLLGCAPPLAGEDAEQHVREVVGVFIRAYSSPL
- the ung gene encoding uracil-DNA glycosylase, encoding MTDDDRIKLEPSWKAALRAEFDKPYMQQLREFLRQEYAAGKEIYPPGPLIFNALNTTPLDKVKVVILGQDPYHGPGQAHGLCFSVQPGVPTPPSLVNIYKELQRDLNLPIPNHGYLQSWAEQGVLLLNTTMTVERANAASHAKKGWEFFTDRIIELVSEQCENVVFLLWGSHAQSKQKLIDGTKHLVLKSVHPSPLSAYRGFLGCGHFSRTNGFLQQRGLEPINWAVPPL
- a CDS encoding AbrB family transcriptional regulator, whose protein sequence is MPDRSLPLFWATGLVGLAGGFIASKVGGPLPWMVGSLLAIIAVRCLTPWQLSEIPNGRKCGQWVIGIGIGLHFTPEVIEQVASHFGLIFFGALLTTVSSGVGVWLLRRSGEDRATAFFASMPGGSGEMVNLGARNGAVLSQVAAAQSLRVLAVVLCVPALFKLLLGDGVALNHAGSVSWGWLALIAPLSIGVALLWQRLRQPNPWLFGPLLVAASISLANNLQIGLPNGASQIGQWLIGSGLACHFNRAFFRRAPAFLGRTLVATALCMLIAGGAAWVLSLFSHLDLRSLTLGMMPGGIAEMSLTAETLQLSVPLVTALQVMRLLFVLFLAEPMFRYWVRQGD
- a CDS encoding enoyl-CoA hydratase/isomerase family protein; translation: MSIHCEVLTGADGARIGIATLDAAKTLNALTLGMIEMLDSHLREWARDPGVVCVLLRGDGEKAFCAGGDVRALVQACREHPGSVPPLAATFFAAEYRLDYLLHTYPKPLLCWGHGHVLGGGMGLLQGANVRIVTPSSRLAMPEVSIGLYPDVGASWFLSRLPGKLGLFLALTGAPINARDALDLGLADRFLGEPQQASLIEELLQLNWQEQTDLQLNSLLRAEQHRVWGELPEAQWLPRRAVIDALLDIADPVAAWRAVCGLRQHADPLLAKAGERLHEGCPLTGHLVWEQLHRARHLSLAQVFQMEYAMSLNCCRHPEFSEGVRARLLDKDNQPHWHWPDIGKVPAAVVDAHFAKVWEGRHPLADLG
- a CDS encoding efflux RND transporter periplasmic adaptor subunit, with the translated sequence MLRRASPLVLPLACLLLLTACGQEAAAPAAPRPALVIQPQPTGASADSYPGEVRARFEPELAFRIGGKVSKRLVEEGQRVKADQPLAELDPQDVHLQLEANRAQMAAAEANLSLVRAERDRYQKLLDRQMVSHSQFDNAENLYRAGLARLKQAKAEFDVAGNQAEYAVLRAPQNGVIAKRQVEVGQVVAAGQTVFTLAADGEREVAIGLPEQQFARFSVGQAVSVELWSHPEQRFEGRIRELSPAADPRSRTFAARIAFTSTQAPAELGQSAKVYIAHAEHSPLSVPLSAVTAEQGQAYVWRVGKDNRLERAPVRLGPYGADSVPVLEGLGANDWVVAAGGHVLREGQEVRPVDRSNRMVNLATKE
- a CDS encoding class I SAM-dependent methyltransferase, with the translated sequence MAEQEQGTGIRVEALSASFQAQAQEWAQRLGLPQVDDAAEFAVQIGADGLQIQQLGPQAPGPVRVDFVEGQAAHRRLFGGGNGQMIAKAVGIAQGVRPQVLDATAGLGKDAFVLASLGCQMTLIERQPLIAALLEDGLARGRLDAEVGPIVERMRLLTGNAIERMRDWQGEAPQVIYLDPMFPHRDKSALVKKEMRVFRPLVGDDLDAPALLEAALALASHRVVVKRPRKAPIIDGPKPSHSLEGKSSRYDIYPKKALKA
- a CDS encoding extensin family protein, encoding MRLLATVLGGVMVAGAVAWYLGWRPPAAWNPWAALDVRQPPNLLTAYKLSRLRDDPDLCRQALQTSALRYREQADSPETARCPLRNVWRIEAGEARLSSSFLASCPLAVAYALFETHGLQPAAQRVFGQSVAQVDHLGSFACRNVYHREQGRLSQHATANALDISGFRLKDGQRIVLARDWQAGGAKAQFLREVRDAACESFSTVLGPDYNAAHANHFHLDAGRWQVCR